The following nucleotide sequence is from Stigmatopora nigra isolate UIUO_SnigA chromosome 8, RoL_Snig_1.1, whole genome shotgun sequence.
GAGCAGAGaaaaattgggtaaaaaaaaatgtataccaatttttagtGATAAATTATGGGTGTGCGTTATACATGGGTGTGTATTATATTCggaaaaaatactgtatatgttGCAGATATGGTTAATTTTTGGTGATTAAATGAGATAAATCAGCCAAATTGAGGGAATCTTCTCatctgcaatttttttccgCGTACCTCAAACATTAAATAGcaactaaattaattaaaaaacgtattttcacgactataaggcgcactgcatttaaagacgcaccgtcaatgaatgacacattttaatattttttccatatataaagcacactggattataaggcgtactgtctattttgtagaaaatttaagcctttaagtgcaccttataatcattaaaatacagtatgttaTTGATAAGACCATTTAGAGTTAGCTTGTAaaccataatattgtaatacCTTTTTAGTACATGCATAGTATGACTCAAAACAAAAGATTCTATTCTGGTGCTCTTACATGTTTTCAGTGCTTCATCTGCTCTCGAGGGAAACACATTAAAGGAATCGATCCCTCCATCTTCAGGCGCTCGATACGCGAGTTCGGGGTTGCCAaaaccttcctcctcctcctctttctcgcTCTTCTCCGCCTCGAAAGGATTGTTAGCTGATAGAGGGCTCAGAGTGGCACGGCTCACAGCCGGGCTGCTTTCTTTATCTGTAAAGATGGTCGGCGATAAGCTTGATAAGTTCCAGTACGTTTTTATGGAAGTGTCAAGCCGGCCGGTTTGTCGGTTAGTCGGTCACCTGTGGACTGAGCGCTGCCGGTGGATGTCCGGTCTGGGTCTTTACTCAGCCGAGCGACGCCAGATGTGATGATTTCCACGCCATCTCCTCGATCCCCGCTGGAAAATAAGGGGTGTACGTTTTAGGAAAGGTTGGCAGAGTGGGGGTTACGGCTTTGAGAAAGATCGCCATACTCGGTTTGAGGTAACGGTATGACGTTGTGGGGTTTGACTTACATGGCTTCGGCTCGCTGTGTGATTAAATTCTGCCACCTGGTGGGGAAAAAGACATCAGCTTGTATAGAAAGTAAATGGAGAAATGTGTTCTAAATTTTATCAAAAAATTCTAATCGTATTtatgaatacatacatacatgtaaattagtgtcttttcaattttctttttagtaatttcaccacttttaaagtagaaaaaaattatatatttttaaaagattcttatgctgttgttgccaatcaatgaggcTGCATTCCacaagagtctactgcaaaaaaatgacaattaaagcagttctagatgtaaaatctcagttctgtcacaaatattttagctcacaggttagcaaagagccagatgcactcatcaaaagagccacatgtgactcccgagccatagattccctaccccttgGCTAAATTGAGGTATAGATATAATATACTGCAGTTCTGCTGGagcaatgtatatatatatttcaattaaaaagcaaTAATAATGGTTTCCTACGTTCTCTGATCCGAGACTGTGGATGCCATGAGCTCGTAGATCTGGGGACCGTTCTCAGACATGGATAGAACGAAGAAAGATTTGTTGTCTAGTAGAAGTggaatagaaaaacaaatatttaaaaaaaagaagaaaactagtTAAAAGTCAATCCTAGCACATTGAATCAACCCCATTGGGACATACCTGTTGCCACGGAGCGCACCAAAACGGTGCTGAGCTTGATAATAGGGCTGAAAATATGTTTGGTGTCGGCGGTCCCTGCCAAGTTCTTGCTATGACACTTGAGGATGAGACGCTCATCTTGTTTTTGGAGCAAAACCAAGATGTCCTCCAAGAGGAGAGTGTAAAGCTCTAAGAGGATATTGACATACATCCATTAGGTCAGTAATTAGACAGAAATTAGAAGATTCTTCAATGACAAACCTATGGTTTTGTCCTTGTTGACTTTCCAGGATAGGGGACCCTCGTGGACCATGGTCTTTTTTGTTAGATCCAGGTTCTGAGCAAgggaaataacaataaaaaagggGTTATTAGAATTTAGAATAAAGTTTTGtttgaatacatttgttttgctACTATTATTAGGcatcatttgtatttaatgtggttcaaaaagtgtatttttatgaCTGTCATAGTGTTCATGTTGTTAGAGTATAATGTATATAGTCAAATAGATGATGttatattatgttatgttagCATTTCTCATTCTGGTTCTGCATGATTAATGTGCCATCCATTAAATTGTTATTATAACCTTGATTATACTAAGAAACTCATTTGGATTTAAGTGACCAGTCACCTTTAGTTCGAGAATCATTGGGTTGTCTGTCTGCTTAAGGGATGACAGGTCTAGTCTTCTCTGGTAGTCCTCAAGTCTctgtaaaatgtacaaaaattctttaaaaatcaaagaaaCTTGAAAATTCGCGAAATAAggagcaaaaacaaataaacagtttgaatgaaaacttGAAGAAAATTGTTTGTACAtcgaatagcaaaaaaaaagatggatttatgttttatttgttgtggTTGTGATGCAGAATACGCTGCAAAACATCATTATTATTCTCAAGTACTCTTTAAATCGTTAATGTAGCTCACAAATGAGATTCAGGGTATGTGAAGGTATGTTTTTTTACCTGCTTGGTACTGAAACTAGGATATATTTGGGTACTCAGTACCACCAAAGTACTTCTGCCAAGTTGTCACTGCAACAAACCTGTTTGTCTTCAGACTCCTTTACAGCCTGGTTAACATGATTGAGGATCTTACGACAGCAGTCGGCTGCCTGCTTCACTTTGTTCTTCTCCGTTGCATCATCTgagcgaaaaaaaaaatacaattggcgGTCAAATACGACCCCCGGAAATCTAGTAAATTGCTATCTCCTACATCCATGAATCtaacataaacaacaacaacaaaaactgagaaaaagataataaaactTGGCGTGAAACCGGAACTGAATGATAATAATGAGTGAGACATTTACTAATCTGCGCACTGCTGCACTCGGcctattaaaaataatcatctccCATTTGAAATCTGCCCGGCGATACCATGTTGCTCTACAAATGTGGATTTTAGTATTAGTGTTGTGCAAGTAAAGATAAGATTTGTAGATACATCATTAAGGCAGTGACTTACCTGTGTACTTGGAAATATTGTCCAGCAGGAGGGGATATTTGGTAAACCTCAGCATCTCCACGGGAATAATGTCTTTCAACTGTAGTCGCCGACACAATCGGTTACTCTGCGCCTCCtgagaagcaaaaaaaacagtcaatttCATCACACTAAATGCAAACGTGAATAATTGAGAGCAAGGATGAGGTTTCTCTTGCTGTATTTCCAATGAACTTATCCTATCATCTTCTTACCTGCATGAACGAAATGAAGCGCGAATCCTTCTTCTGCTTGGTCTTGATGATCTCCAAAGCAAAAGGTTGATTACTGCAGAAAGTCCCAACGGCCTGCTTAATCTTCTCTTCTTCGCCACCGCTGAACTGTAAAGAGTCGACACCAAAATAGGAAGGGGCGAAAAAACGGTGGCTGGCTTAATATGGGTCAGGGGGCGGTCGCCATGGAGACCGTGGTAACCATCACGTTGAGCAGAAACTCTCAAAAGAGGGGGGGTTAGGCTTAACTACTCCTGATAGAGACAGCTTAAATGTAGACTAGGCCCTGGGGAGGGAGCATTTAGCCTACTTATGCcctgcaaagacattttcaacaaGCTTGCCTGCTGATATGTGGGTAAACTACATGGTATTCGACTCTTATCTGGGGATAAGGTTAAGCCAGCTAAATGTGGTGAATCACTTGGCATCACCGTGAGTCGGTTGCATAGTTAGAATgctatgaaaatgaataaaatattgtaagatttttttggggtgtttgttttttgcattgacaCTAGAGGAGAAATGATCCTTCATCAAAAAGAGTCATTAAAGAGTCATATGTAATGTAAGGAAAATCGAACGAAAAACTCCTTTTCGTGAATAAATACAAacgaataaaaccaaaaaatacagaaataaaagagaaataaatCCATGATAGCCCCTAATAACTCATCTAAAACAGTACTCACCCAGGAGAGCAAGTCGTCTCCAATCTGATCAATAACCGACGACTCGTTTCGCTTTCGAACGGCGGCCATTTGCTCCAGGATTGAAActgcattgaaaaaaagttattagaGTGCATGAAAATCTTTTATGTGTGTTTTATGTGTAGTAAACTCACCGTGTAATTGTAGAATCTCCTCCAAGTTCGAGAAGATATTTTTGATGTCGGCAGGTGGCAAGATGGCGTCTTTTGAAAGCTTCTGGTAGAAGACGTGATCCAAAACTCTCAACATTCGCACGTGTGCACGCTCCGTGTAGAACAGCtctgcaaatatatataaattttaaacctTGAAGCGGATGGCCAATCACCAATCGACTCTTTGAATCCCTTAAAagtctgtcaaattttcaacttttaagaaagaaagaaagcaatCCAATGGGCTTTAGATGGATAGATACTCACCGTTAATAACTTCTTGTCTCTTGATTTCAAGCGGCCTGAGACCCGCCAGAACTTCTCGTCCAACCAGTTGCTGCCAGTTGAGAGGGTCGTGCTCCGAGTCCGTTCCCTGATCGTCCTCGCTCTGGACGTCGGTGGGGCCCAATCCCTCCAACCTATGAAGATGGAGTACTCGCTTAccgttgtgcttttttttgtattgttgggAATAATACACCAAAGAAAAATCCTCTCATTTTACCTTCTGATGGCTTTTGGCGTTCCCTCGTGGGTTCTACAATATAAACATAAAAGTTGAATAAATTAAAActgaagataacaacaaatcAAGAGATTATTATCAGAGAAAAATGGTTGTAATATGAAATGAAAGTGATCCGATTTGGAGTCAGAAGGTTAGAAAGGGAATTTTTGGGGCGTTAAAGCAAAGGGTCaatgtggcggcccgggggtcaagtctggcccgctgcatcattttgtgtggcccgaaaaagtcaatgatgagtgccgactttctgttttaggatcaaattcaaatgaagagtatggatatatatattacatttcctgattttccccttttaaatcaacaattgtcattttttaatccattttttccgtgtttttagttcaaaaataattttgtaaaatctaaaaatatatttaaaaaaagctaaaataaacattgttttagatctataaaaaactgaatattcagggcttttaatccagttcttttaatccatttataaaaaaaaaatctaaatattagatctaaaatggaaatcaagttgatgttaaagcggcTAAAGTCCGACTAGTTTGGTCTAAGTGATCACTGCAAAGCTTCAAAGCATATTAGATAAATCATTATATCCCTTGATGAAAACATAAATGCAAATGCTAATAATAGCAAATTAGTTTTAAACTGAATCTTTGAGCACCTGTCAGTTTCTCGCTCATCCTCTTGCAGTTGATCCAGGCTATAAAGGTCAAAGTGCGATGCAGGGTACGCTAACCCATCCAGACCGTCGGACTGAAGTCCGTCACTTAGCCTGTTGGGGCCTGAAGTTGGAGTCCCACCTGAAAGTGGAGAGATTTTAAAAGCCATTCCTTACATACTCATTCCAtttccccgtttttttttttcacgtacCCGAGTCTGCGTCTCGGTTGGCGTCGGAGCCGAAGGGGTTGCTGTTTGGGGACGAGGTGGTGACAGATGTGGAGTGTGTGAGCTCAGAGCCTTCGCTGGATTGGCTGCCCCTTAAACGACCCCCGTCCGAGTGCTCGCCGGCGCCGAGGCTCGGCTGAGATAACTGCTTTTGAGGTTTGGGCCGACCATCGAGCGCTTTTCCGACTATGTGTCAAAAAAAGGTAAATCAGAATCTCAACCAGGTTCGAAATTGAGGTTTTAGGGGTCGCAGTAGCTCACCTGAAGCCGCTTCAATGCGACTGGGTCGACGTTGAGGTCCAAGGATGCTAGGAAATCTAGGCTTTTTCACCTTCTCCTCGCCATCTTTTTCGGTCTTGATGCTTTTCTGTTTTGTAGGAATTTATATGGCGTCagggaagtggaaaaaaagggaaaagtgaGTAAAAGGGTTTACCTTGATCTTAGGAAGGAAGTTGATCCGGACCCGTTTGGACTCCAGACTGCGAGGTTCCTTAACCCTCACATCAAGGTGCttcatgtatgtataaatgacATACTGCATAGTAGTgctaaagaataaaaaatggtggaattagagggaaaaaatgacatcaagACTCCATATGGAGCATAACACCATATGTCATTGCATATCTGGCAACCGCATTTACCATATGGGATCATATGCTCAGctatttttgtgcaatttttctATTTGCATAATGAATGTTAGTGTGTAAATAATTTAGCATAGCAAACTGTCTTTTTCAGCCTTTGTTTTGAAGATCAAAGTACATGACGCTATTCAAATATTAATGATGAATTAGTGCTTCCTATTAAAAGGAGCTTAccacttttcttcttctgtggtctGAGCGGTAACCCTGTAAAGACAAATACTTTTCAGTTTGACATGTTTTGGATttgaagttaatttatttaacttacaGAATATCCTCGATCTTGGCGATGATATTTTCCGCGTAAGAGCGTTCCCGTTCGAGGGTGACGCGATCTCGCACGCGTTCTTGGTCCAGCCTGGCCAGTTCAACTTCGGCAACGGTCAAGCCCATACTGCGCTTTTGTCTACAAATGCGGGATAAGTTGAGctgacattttgaaatatatgaGCGTTAATGAGAGGTCTACCTGAAATCTTCAAGGTTTTTCTGGATATCCGGAAGCAGAGAATCTTGAAGCGTTTGAACATGTTGTCTGTTAATTTCCTCTGGGATCAGTTCTGTTCGCCGTCGGTCTGCAATCAAATATATTGAAGGTTTTATTAGTGTTTACATATATGATAACATgggaaaagttgaaaaaaaattggtacTGTTTGAGATTTGATTCAGAAGTTCTATTAGAGTATGTAATGCAGTACAAAtaatgtgcatttaaaaaaaacgaatgtAGTTTCTCATCATgttagaacacaggtgtcaaagtggcggcccgtgggctaTATTTGGACCGCCGCATCAagttttgtggcccgggaatgtaaatcatgagtgtcgactttctgttttatgatcaaaataaaatgaagattatagatgtatattagatttagcaaatttcccccttttaaatcaataatagaaattattttaatcattttttcatgtttttagttcaaaaatcattttgtaaaatgtaaaaatatatacaaatattttatattttccacttcaataattattataatagaTTTAacattactaagaaaaaaaagctcaaataaacaattttagagctataaaaaaatgaatattcagggctgttgatccagttcatttaatccaaaaaaataaaaatatatatatctaaaatggtctggcccacattgtatcgagttgacattaatgaaCATAAACAAAGAGAAAGTTGGAAAAACTGACCAAGATCGGCAGAAACTGATTCCGGAACAGCCACTTTCAGGTGCTGAAACAAAAAGAATAACGTTTTCCATACTACTCATGAACGGTGCGGTCAATTTATGTCGATTTCCAACTCTTACCGCTCCCCGATCAATAAAGAAGGTGTGGAGGTCCATGAACACCCGTCTGGTCTCTTTGGAGTTGGTCTGCTTATACAAGTCAGCATAGAGGTAGCACAGCTGCAAAGAAAACATCATTAACCCAAAACCCAGAGTccagattcaattaaaaacaaaacgtgCGGTTGCATAGTCCTACCACCGGAGCCGGATCAAATTGAGATATGACATGATGCATAAATGCAGCTAGGTGGGCGGGTCGAGATTTGAGCTGCTCAATGCTGCTAAAACGGTTGCATTGCCCATTTGTCTGCAGTAGAAGCAAAAATATAAGGACACCCATGTAAAAACAGATGGAATAATATGCAGTCTTGGTCAGGTAGCGGTTTAATGAAGCGATGAATGTACCTGTTCGTGGTCAGAATCAAAATAGTCGTCCTCGGCTCCAATTATTTGCGAAACGAGGCGAGAGGAGGGACtgctgatggtggtggtgggagacAGAGAATCCTAGAGAGAGCAGGATAGGGATACATTTGGTTTTAGTCAGATGATTTCAAGGTAACGAATGGCAAAATATGTTATTCATGTACCAGTTCGGTGGTATCCTCTGTTTCTGGGGAGTGGCAGGAGTTGAAACTGTTCCTGGGGGTGTTATGGGGGCTGGGGAGGGACAACCCTCTTTGGGATAAACTCTCTGGGGAGCCCAGGCCAAATCCAGAAATCTGAATTAGAGAAGAGACATTTAGAATTATTATAAAACCTGGTTTTTCTTGGGCATAGTACAGTCTTACTTACGGGTGTGCTACTCCAGGACAATTCAGCATTTTGGTCTCCTGCCACAGGAACGTGCTTGGTCTCTAATAGCCTACTATCGTCTGCATCTCCACCTGGAACAGCCTCCTAGATGTTCCCAGAgaaattagttaaaaaataaataaatataataatccctcaaatatcacggttcATGTAAACTAGACGTGTCCgagataaacgaaaaaccataAAGTtgggatcacccctattattactacatatGTTGTGCCTATATAAAAATAGAAGTTCTAAATATTTTAATAGGGAATATTTACAGCCACTGAAATATCTTTTgagaaaataaacatatttaacaAGACAAACAAGAACAAATTCATACCAAAAGTATGCAGACACACCAActtctacaaaaaaagtgtatacCGGTAGATAATTCCAGataatactatatactatataatatttttattgcacTAATAGGAAAACCCAAGTGACTAATCTTTAAATTGGGTACAAAAGTTGAAGTTTGATTAATTTAATAAGGGAAAGTATAAATATTGGACATAATGGCTTTCCAGTAAAACTCACATTGacaatattgaattttttttctaattgaaaTGCTAAACACTGCCTTGCACTTTAATACTCGTTTGTTAgcagattagaactttatttactttatttcatGCCGTATTCAGGGAAATGTCTTGTTTGCAGTAGCAAGGCATacaaaagacacagaagacattgtagacctagttaaaaaaaacaaaaataaacaggtgTGATCTGCCTTACCTGTGTCGCACCGGTGGCCTTGAAAGCTTGACCCGGCAGCTGTGGAATGTGTTTTTTAGCTTCTTGGTTGTCTTTCAGTAGTTTGGGGGAGGGGGTACGCCCGTACTCGTCCTTCAATGCCTGGACAACGAAATGGGATGTATGTATAGTTTAAATATTACATCAGGGGAGATAGAAAAAACGCCGTATGCCGTACCCATTGAGGCGTGGAGGATAGCCGGTCGTGACTATATGGGCGTTCTGCCGCGGGTGAATTTGGAGAGGATATGCAAACACCCAGCATTTCAGACTCTGCTTCAGACAGGGGGATCTGGGTAAGCCCTGGAGGGCGACCCAGGACTGTGAGGGCTACATAGGAGCCCGCTAGAAGGGGAAGGATTTAGTTTTTATGCAGGTAAGTACTGTCTAAGTgttgtaaaaatacaaaaaagggacaaaaataCTTACATTTGATAAGCTTGACTACTTCTATGTGGTTTGAATGGGTAACCAGGGTTCCATtaacctgaaaaaaacacaaatgagtATCAAATCCTTGCtaaaaactgttgtttttttcaataaaaggaAAATAGAGACTGGCCAGAAGGTGGCAGACAAAAGCTTAGTTAGTTCTTAGAGAAAACTTTTACTTATAAgagtaaaagggggaaaaatgagataaaatagaCTACCTTGATGATCCTGTCTCCTGTCTGAACCCCAGCTCGCATTGCAGCACCATCTAAGAACCACAAAAAAGGTCCAAAGTGTTAAGGAAATAGACGATATAATGACATAAAAGGGTAGACAAATTGTTTTGGATGGAAGtctgaaaacaaaaagaacaaaaatgcaaCTCTGGCAGACGAAAGCAGCTATTTGAGTACCACAACAGTGGTTCCCTTTCATGAAGGACCTGTTTTGCAGCTACAGCACAAACAAAggatttaagtactgtttccaGACAGGTTTATTACATGACTCCTGTCAAGgtgaaacagtttttttttttttatctggcaC
It contains:
- the arhgef12a gene encoding rho guanine nucleotide exchange factor 12 translates to MSDTQSSFTDRFPKKANRTSSILSKDHHPPDKKSKSDKSPLPSHEFDSTEALVVQKSSSSSSGVLVEGNPESCGLVQRCVIIQKDENGFGLTVSGDNPVFVQLVKEDGAAMRAGVQTGDRIIKVNGTLVTHSNHIEVVKLIKSGSYVALTVLGRPPGLTQIPLSEAESEMLGVCISSPNSPAAERPYSHDRLSSTPQWALKDEYGRTPSPKLLKDNQEAKKHIPQLPGQAFKATGATQEAVPGGDADDSRLLETKHVPVAGDQNAELSWSSTPISGFGLGSPESLSQRGLSLPSPHNTPRNSFNSCHSPETEDTTELDSLSPTTTISSPSSRLVSQIIGAEDDYFDSDHEQTNGQCNRFSSIEQLKSRPAHLAAFMHHVISQFDPAPVLCYLYADLYKQTNSKETRRVFMDLHTFFIDRGAHLKVAVPESVSADLDRRRTELIPEEINRQHVQTLQDSLLPDIQKNLEDFRQKRSMGLTVAEVELARLDQERVRDRVTLERERSYAENIIAKIEDILVTAQTTEEEKCTTMQYVIYTYMKHLDVRVKEPRSLESKRVRINFLPKIKKSIKTEKDGEEKVKKPRFPSILGPQRRPSRIEAASVGKALDGRPKPQKQLSQPSLGAGEHSDGGRLRGSQSSEGSELTHSTSVTTSSPNSNPFGSDANRDADSGGTPTSGPNRLSDGLQSDGLDGLAYPASHFDLYSLDQLQEDERETDRTHEGTPKAIRRLEGLGPTDVQSEDDQGTDSEHDPLNWQQLVGREVLAGLRPLEIKRQEVINELFYTERAHVRMLRVLDHVFYQKLSKDAILPPADIKNIFSNLEEILQLHVSILEQMAAVRKRNESSVIDQIGDDLLSWFSGGEEEKIKQAVGTFCSNQPFALEIIKTKQKKDSRFISFMQEAQSNRLCRRLQLKDIIPVEMLRFTKYPLLLDNISKYTDDATEKNKVKQAADCCRKILNHVNQAVKESEDKQRLEDYQRRLDLSSLKQTDNPMILELKNLDLTKKTMVHEGPLSWKVNKDKTIELYTLLLEDILVLLQKQDERLILKCHSKNLAGTADTKHIFSPIIKLSTVLVRSVATDNKSFFVLSMSENGPQIYELMASTVSDQRTWQNLITQRAEAIGDRGDGVEIITSGVARLSKDPDRTSTGSAQSTDKESSPAVSRATLSPLSANNPFEAEKSEKEEEEEGFGNPELAYRAPEDGGIDSFNVFPSRADEALKTLAALKQVLVTQLMSQEAAERTRRSTGARLLRTTSLRTPVEKRVMVHNGSEKNTSQTEDPAQDLGSGDTGFFDSPEDYAGFLVLEGYGGPGETSTDDDMSPSGKQLSASQGCAADSGINLRFSSASHAGSLSSFSRQVLSHLRNLQANLNHLKEVEAKYNNLRQKPERSTTQSDGNQDKR